From the genome of Gammaproteobacteria bacterium, one region includes:
- a CDS encoding AMP-binding protein — MNSYLSVFAQGDSASPVAWRDGSRISRGEMIAHASALAKMLPDSGWMLNHCEDRYLFAIGFFAAMMRGQVSLFPSSKAPQVLEQLTVDYPGVYCLTDQDEHPASMETVLITEPPLAHPNGDSDIAFASDQLAAIAFTSGSTGKPKTYRRHWGAFVREAEVAGKALALDSQRGGHVVATVPSQHMYGFMTAFIMPLKWGYTLGAERPFYPENIRKVLVSRPTPSVLVTTPVQLRACVLEDTRLPATEFILSSTAPLSADMAEKAETAFSATVKEFYGSTETGAIAVRRQADGQVWTTFDDVSVNPADDGFEVHGRYFYQSPMVLGDSVELLDDRQFRLFGRNADLVKVAGKRISIGDLNQKLLSVDGVEDGAFFLPDIGADGREPRLTAFVVAPGLGREQLMTALRDKIDAVFLPRPLHMVSSLPRNDTGKLPRQNLVRLHEQQIAEAG, encoded by the coding sequence ATGAATTCATATTTGTCGGTGTTTGCACAAGGCGATAGCGCTAGCCCGGTTGCCTGGCGCGATGGCAGCAGGATCAGTCGCGGCGAGATGATCGCTCACGCCAGCGCGCTCGCCAAAATGTTGCCGGACAGTGGCTGGATGCTGAATCACTGCGAGGACAGGTACCTGTTTGCCATCGGCTTTTTTGCGGCGATGATGCGAGGCCAGGTGAGCCTGTTCCCGTCCAGCAAGGCGCCACAGGTGCTGGAACAATTAACGGTTGATTACCCGGGAGTGTATTGCCTCACCGATCAGGATGAGCATCCTGCTTCCATGGAGACCGTGTTGATTACCGAGCCGCCGTTGGCGCATCCGAACGGCGACTCGGATATTGCTTTTGCGTCGGATCAGTTGGCCGCCATTGCCTTTACTTCCGGCAGTACCGGCAAGCCCAAAACCTATCGGCGACACTGGGGCGCGTTCGTACGCGAGGCCGAGGTCGCTGGAAAAGCTCTGGCCCTGGACAGTCAGCGCGGTGGCCACGTTGTCGCAACGGTGCCATCGCAGCACATGTATGGCTTCATGACCGCTTTTATTATGCCGCTGAAGTGGGGTTACACCCTGGGTGCCGAGCGACCATTTTATCCGGAAAATATTCGTAAGGTGCTGGTCAGTCGGCCGACCCCGTCGGTACTGGTGACCACGCCGGTGCAGTTGCGCGCCTGCGTACTGGAAGATACCCGGTTACCGGCGACCGAGTTTATCCTGTCTTCGACAGCACCGTTGTCAGCCGATATGGCTGAAAAAGCCGAAACCGCTTTTTCAGCCACCGTGAAAGAGTTTTACGGCAGCACTGAAACCGGCGCCATTGCCGTCAGGCGCCAGGCGGATGGCCAGGTCTGGACGACATTTGATGATGTATCGGTCAATCCCGCAGATGACGGGTTCGAAGTGCATGGGCGATATTTTTACCAATCCCCCATGGTTCTCGGTGATTCTGTCGAATTGCTGGATGACAGGCAATTCCGCCTGTTTGGCCGTAACGCCGACCTGGTTAAGGTCGCGGGCAAGCGAATTTCTATTGGCGATCTCAATCAGAAACTGCTGTCCGTTGATGGCGTTGAGGACGGCGCATTTTTTCTGCCTGATATCGGCGCAGACGGCCGCGAGCCGCGCCTGACAGCTTTTGTCGTGGCGCCGGGTCTGGGACGCGAGCAGTTGATGACCGCGCTGCGCGATAAAATTGACGCGGTATTTCTGCCGCGACCGCTGCATATGGTCAGCAGCCTGCCGCGTAACGATACCGGCAAATTGCCCAGACAGAATCTTGTGCGGTTACATGAACAGCAAATCGCAGAGGCGGGGTAA
- a CDS encoding ABC transporter permease has protein sequence MSTWLSQLLAAVIKETKLILRDREALAILFIMPSIFVLIMSLALQDAFREQGGIKFEIIIIDKDKGETGERLTEAFAASASFVVRHDDELNETELQKRVTAGDIQFAIYIPENSTQLAIRRAEQELKLSTGSGQTRVDEIAIRMFADPAVRGDYRSLVASIINRVLQGIETRLMLQAFSKFRDRVAAMSSVPIPKPPKQASLFAEVTDPYLGSDKSPSTGPTPTSVQVNAPGWGLLAMFFLVIPLASTLAREHQEGSLTRLQVMAAPTSMILMGKIVPYFVINQIQIALILLEGVVVLPLLGGEQLELGPHPQAIAVLSICVSLAAVGYGLLVAAFARTPEQATIFGATSVLVLAALGGIMVPKMVMPPAMQELTVISPLSWALDGYVDIFVRGADTIGILDKAGALVALGAICLFIGVQRFNYRLRHG, from the coding sequence ATGTCTACCTGGTTATCCCAACTCCTGGCTGCGGTCATCAAGGAAACCAAACTGATCCTGCGTGACCGCGAGGCCCTGGCTATCCTGTTTATCATGCCATCCATTTTCGTATTGATCATGTCACTGGCACTGCAGGATGCATTTCGCGAACAGGGCGGTATCAAATTCGAAATTATCATTATTGATAAAGACAAGGGCGAAACCGGGGAGCGGCTGACCGAAGCTTTTGCAGCCAGCGCCAGCTTTGTCGTGCGCCACGACGACGAGCTCAACGAAACCGAGCTGCAAAAACGTGTTACCGCGGGCGATATTCAGTTCGCTATCTACATCCCCGAAAATTCGACACAACTTGCCATCCGTCGCGCCGAACAGGAGCTGAAACTCAGCACCGGTAGTGGCCAGACGCGCGTGGATGAAATTGCCATTCGCATGTTCGCCGATCCGGCAGTACGCGGTGATTACCGCAGCCTGGTGGCCTCCATCATCAACCGTGTACTCCAGGGCATTGAAACCCGGTTGATGCTTCAGGCATTTTCCAAGTTTCGTGATCGCGTTGCCGCCATGAGCAGCGTGCCCATCCCGAAGCCACCCAAGCAAGCCTCGCTGTTTGCCGAGGTCACGGACCCTTACCTGGGCTCCGACAAAAGCCCGTCCACCGGCCCGACCCCGACGTCGGTGCAGGTGAACGCACCGGGATGGGGGCTGTTGGCGATGTTTTTCCTGGTGATACCATTGGCCAGCACCCTGGCGCGTGAACACCAGGAAGGCAGCCTGACACGATTGCAAGTGATGGCAGCGCCTACCAGCATGATCCTGATGGGCAAGATCGTGCCCTACTTCGTGATCAACCAGATACAGATTGCACTGATCCTGCTCGAAGGGGTTGTGGTCTTGCCCTTGCTTGGTGGCGAACAACTGGAGCTGGGACCACACCCGCAAGCGATTGCCGTGCTTTCCATTTGTGTCAGCCTGGCCGCAGTAGGCTACGGCCTGCTGGTAGCGGCCTTTGCCCGAACACCCGAGCAAGCCACCATTTTCGGCGCCACCTCGGTGCTGGTACTGGCGGCACTGGGCGGTATCATGGTACCGAAGATGGTTATGCCGCCGGCAATGCAGGAGCTTACGGTGATTTCACCACTATCCTGGGCACTGGATGGATACGTGGATATTTTTGTTCGCGGCGCCGACACTATCGGCATACTGGACAAGGCTGGTGCACTGGTAGCGCTTGGGGCAATATGCCTGTTCATCGGCGTACAGAGATTTAATTACAGACTCCGCCACGGCTGA
- a CDS encoding ABC transporter ATP-binding protein, whose product MSQTDFARTDVSPSPMVRLADLVKQYPGTDRAAVNGVSLDVARGEFFGLLGPNGAGKTTLLSMLCGLRQPDSGRIEIKGQDFRHAAAAAKQLIGLVPQELALYQNLTGRENLAFFGSMQGLQGAELNRRIDACLDIARLQNYSDRRAATYSGGLKRRLNLAIGLLHEPELLILDEPTVGIDPQSRNFIFESLRHLNDAGMTIVYTTHYMEEVEQLCHRVAIMDQGEIIAIGALNDLLTGRNGDTVHMRIAVALATDAPVIRALAQLPGVRAVQCVSQQLSITATEPLELLGKAMEVLAAHGIEALSLSVGVMNLEQVFLQITGTSLRD is encoded by the coding sequence ATGTCACAGACTGATTTCGCCCGGACCGATGTATCCCCGAGCCCGATGGTCAGACTTGCCGACCTCGTCAAACAGTACCCAGGTACTGACCGGGCGGCAGTTAATGGCGTGTCGCTGGACGTTGCCCGGGGCGAATTCTTTGGTTTGCTCGGCCCCAACGGCGCCGGCAAAACCACCCTGCTTTCCATGTTATGCGGATTGCGCCAGCCCGACAGCGGTCGAATTGAAATCAAGGGCCAGGACTTTCGCCATGCTGCAGCGGCCGCCAAACAACTGATTGGACTTGTTCCCCAGGAACTGGCGCTGTATCAAAACCTCACCGGAAGGGAAAACCTGGCATTCTTCGGCAGCATGCAAGGACTGCAAGGCGCCGAACTCAACCGACGCATTGACGCCTGTCTCGATATTGCGAGACTGCAAAACTATTCCGATCGCCGCGCCGCAACGTATTCCGGGGGACTAAAGCGTCGACTGAACCTGGCCATCGGACTGCTGCACGAGCCCGAGTTACTGATCCTGGACGAACCCACCGTGGGCATCGACCCCCAGTCACGGAATTTTATATTTGAAAGCCTGCGCCATTTGAATGACGCTGGAATGACAATCGTTTACACCACCCATTACATGGAAGAAGTCGAGCAACTCTGCCATCGTGTCGCCATCATGGACCAGGGTGAAATCATCGCGATTGGCGCGCTCAACGACCTGCTGACGGGACGTAACGGCGATACCGTGCACATGCGCATCGCGGTGGCACTGGCCACTGACGCGCCCGTAATCCGCGCCCTGGCTCAACTGCCCGGAGTGCGCGCTGTTCAATGCGTCTCCCAGCAGCTGTCCATCACCGCAACGGAACCGCTGGAGCTCCTTGGCAAGGCAATGGAAGTGCTGGCGGCACACGGGATTGAGGCGCTATCGCTTTCCGTGGGCGTGATGAACCTGGAGCAGGTTTTCCTGCAAATCACCGGCACCAGCCTGCGTGATTGA
- a CDS encoding beta-ketoacyl-ACP synthase III, protein MQLRDVYITDLAIFLPNDPVDNDSIESVLGMVAGKPSRSRKIVLRNNGIKRRFYAIDPNTLKLTHTNAQLAAEAVRKLIDKAGIEAADIECLACGTSSSDQVVPGHASMVHGELANPPCEIVSTAGICSAGVTSLKYAAMDVMTGQARKTVATGSELASKHLRGTSLESEIEARIDALEKRPEIAFEKDFLRWMLSDGAGAALLSDTPNPDRLSLKIEWIDGYSYANELPACMYSGAIKLEDGSLEGWCVPENQRDIVDKGYMPLKQDARLLDEHIMPISGRALAGLVKRHNLDLDDVTWYLPHYSSEYFRSRLHDQMVAHGVAIEYDRWFTNLPQIGNIGSASIYAIMEELMYSGKLNKGDTLLCYIPESGRFSIYYMLLTVV, encoded by the coding sequence ATGCAGCTTCGGGACGTTTACATCACAGATTTGGCCATTTTTCTGCCCAATGACCCGGTCGATAACGATTCCATTGAATCTGTTCTTGGCATGGTTGCCGGCAAACCGTCGCGTTCGCGCAAGATCGTGTTGCGTAACAATGGCATCAAGCGTCGTTTTTATGCCATTGACCCAAATACCCTGAAGTTGACCCATACCAATGCGCAATTGGCTGCCGAGGCCGTGCGCAAACTGATTGACAAGGCCGGCATTGAGGCCGCAGATATTGAATGCCTGGCCTGCGGCACATCCAGCAGCGACCAGGTTGTCCCGGGTCATGCCAGCATGGTGCATGGCGAGTTGGCCAACCCGCCTTGTGAAATCGTATCCACCGCCGGAATCTGCAGCGCCGGGGTGACGTCGCTGAAATACGCCGCCATGGATGTTATGACCGGCCAGGCCAGGAAAACAGTGGCCACGGGTTCCGAGCTGGCATCCAAGCATTTACGCGGCACCAGCCTGGAATCAGAAATTGAAGCACGTATTGACGCGCTTGAAAAACGCCCGGAAATTGCATTCGAAAAAGATTTTCTGCGCTGGATGTTGTCTGACGGCGCCGGCGCGGCGCTGCTCTCCGATACACCGAATCCCGATCGGTTGTCGCTGAAAATTGAATGGATTGATGGCTATTCGTATGCCAACGAATTGCCTGCGTGTATGTACAGTGGCGCTATCAAGCTGGAAGATGGCAGCCTCGAAGGCTGGTGTGTGCCGGAAAACCAGCGTGATATTGTCGACAAGGGTTACATGCCATTGAAGCAGGATGCGCGCCTGCTGGATGAACACATTATGCCGATTTCCGGCCGGGCACTGGCAGGCCTGGTCAAGCGCCACAACCTGGACCTGGATGATGTCACCTGGTACCTGCCGCATTATTCGTCAGAATACTTCCGTTCCAGGCTGCATGATCAAATGGTGGCCCATGGCGTAGCTATTGAGTACGACCGCTGGTTCACCAACCTGCCTCAAATCGGCAATATCGGGTCCGCCTCCATTTACGCAATCATGGAAGAGCTGATGTACTCGGGCAAGCTCAACAAGGGCGATACGCTGTTATGCTATATCCCTGAAAGCGGACGCTTCTCGATTTACTATATGCTGTTGACCGTGGTCTGA
- a CDS encoding tryptophan 7-halogenase, which translates to MNQKSKSQAISVDVAVIGAGPGGTAAACYLAREGLNVAVFERDPFPRFRIGESLLPHNMPIFKELGVAEEMEKRFIRKYGAHFADRTGNRRSRYPFATAIDKTYPYAYEVERAEFDQVLLDKAVEDGAKIYMGWTVREVLFDGDQAVGLKAVNNESGEELTVNCPMLVDASGHSSLVNRTRGNKHKSVLRTRAAFFSHFEDAYREQGDQEGDIQIVAFRYGWFWMIPFKGNTTSIGAVVNEKFLSERTKDEDAEASMWRAINDTPFVANRVKNAKQKWPAKTIGNYSYGSTSYAGNGYVTIGDAGAFLDPVFSSGVFLTMKSAQLASVAIQQAFKEKDFSRKHFISYEKRIRDGQAIFLKFIQGWYDPAFLDLFFFPSNILGIRTAIVTVLAADLFNPKYLWSLKLRIRLMFVFTAIHRLRLKLFRRGSRSLIQQQPV; encoded by the coding sequence ATGAATCAAAAAAGCAAATCCCAGGCTATCAGCGTAGATGTCGCCGTTATTGGCGCCGGCCCTGGCGGTACTGCCGCCGCCTGCTACCTGGCGCGTGAAGGCCTGAACGTCGCGGTTTTCGAGCGCGATCCGTTTCCACGTTTCCGCATTGGCGAATCGTTGTTGCCGCACAATATGCCGATCTTCAAGGAACTGGGTGTGGCCGAGGAAATGGAAAAGCGATTTATCCGCAAGTATGGCGCTCACTTTGCTGATCGAACCGGCAATCGTCGTTCGCGCTATCCTTTTGCCACAGCCATAGACAAGACTTATCCCTATGCTTACGAAGTGGAGCGTGCCGAGTTCGATCAGGTATTGCTGGACAAGGCTGTTGAAGATGGCGCAAAAATCTATATGGGCTGGACAGTTCGCGAAGTCCTGTTTGACGGTGACCAGGCAGTTGGCCTAAAGGCAGTAAATAACGAGTCCGGGGAAGAGCTGACAGTCAATTGCCCGATGCTGGTTGATGCATCAGGGCACAGCTCGCTGGTCAATCGCACCCGGGGCAACAAGCACAAGAGTGTTCTGCGTACACGCGCCGCGTTCTTCTCTCATTTCGAAGACGCTTACCGCGAACAGGGCGATCAGGAAGGCGATATCCAGATTGTTGCTTTCCGATACGGATGGTTCTGGATGATTCCGTTCAAGGGTAATACCACCAGTATCGGTGCCGTGGTCAATGAAAAGTTCCTGTCTGAACGCACCAAGGATGAGGATGCGGAAGCATCCATGTGGCGTGCTATCAATGATACGCCGTTTGTTGCCAACCGCGTCAAGAATGCCAAACAAAAGTGGCCGGCCAAGACCATTGGCAACTATTCTTATGGCTCGACCAGCTATGCCGGTAATGGCTATGTCACTATCGGTGACGCTGGTGCATTCCTTGACCCGGTGTTTTCGTCAGGCGTATTCCTGACCATGAAGTCTGCACAACTGGCAAGTGTGGCTATCCAGCAGGCTTTCAAGGAAAAGGATTTTTCGCGCAAGCATTTTATCAGCTATGAAAAGCGTATTCGTGACGGCCAGGCTATTTTTCTGAAGTTTATCCAGGGCTGGTACGACCCGGCATTCCTGGACCTGTTCTTCTTTCCCAGCAATATCCTGGGCATTCGCACTGCCATTGTTACCGTACTGGCGGCCGACCTGTTTAATCCGAAGTACCTGTGGAGTCTCAAGCTGCGTATTCGCCTGATGTTTGTGTTTACGGCGATTCACCGCCTGCGGCTGAAGTTGTTCCGTCGCGGCTCCCGGTCATTGATCCAGCAGCAACCGGTCTGA
- a CDS encoding phosphopantetheine-binding protein translates to MPAGSQDDALKTKLKQMIIQACNKDIDPASIGDTDSLIGQRSDVGLDSLDVLQINVAIMNEFNIRIDDSKHARRVMKNINTLADFIQPGD, encoded by the coding sequence ATGCCAGCCGGCTCGCAAGACGATGCATTGAAGACCAAGCTGAAACAAATGATTATTCAGGCCTGCAACAAGGATATCGATCCCGCCAGTATTGGTGATACCGATTCACTGATCGGCCAGCGCTCCGATGTCGGCCTCGACTCTCTTGATGTATTGCAGATCAATGTTGCTATCATGAATGAATTCAATATTCGCATTGATGACAGCAAGCATGCACGGCGGGTGATGAAAAATATCAACACCCTTGCCGACTTCATCCAGCCCGGCGACTGA
- a CDS encoding BtrH N-terminal domain-containing protein has protein sequence MQTSTAAVAPENFEHRHAAHCESGTVATLLRSRGLDLSEPMIFGIGSGLFFFYMPLIKMGGMPLTAYRDAPRTIIKHISKRLGIRFESHRYKSPAQGKVALDAFLAKGMSVGIQVNVFWLPYFPPEMRFQYNGHNMVAYGRQGNDYLISDPVTDHPVTCDNDSLQRARFAKGAFAPKGLIYYPVQVPTNPDIKPAVIDAINYTAKRMLDIPMPFFGVRGIRWLAKLMERWPRRHGEKKAAAMVGNVVRMQEEIGTGGAGFRFMYAAFLQEAGELLNNDKLKQASSMLSDAGDRWREFALQGAMLCQGRNSGADAYLGLAEIMRDCADREEKVYQLMREAVS, from the coding sequence ATGCAAACCAGTACAGCGGCAGTGGCCCCGGAAAATTTCGAGCACCGACATGCAGCTCATTGCGAGTCCGGAACAGTGGCGACACTGCTTCGTAGTCGCGGGCTGGATCTCAGCGAACCGATGATATTCGGAATTGGTAGCGGACTGTTTTTCTTTTACATGCCCCTGATCAAAATGGGCGGTATGCCGTTGACAGCCTATCGTGATGCACCGCGAACCATTATCAAGCACATCAGCAAGCGCCTTGGTATCCGGTTCGAGAGCCACCGTTACAAGTCACCGGCACAGGGCAAGGTGGCGCTGGATGCCTTTCTCGCCAAGGGCATGTCTGTCGGAATCCAGGTCAACGTTTTCTGGCTACCCTATTTTCCACCGGAAATGCGTTTCCAGTACAACGGTCACAACATGGTGGCATACGGCAGGCAAGGCAACGATTACCTGATCAGTGACCCGGTCACAGATCATCCCGTGACCTGCGACAATGATTCATTGCAGCGTGCCCGGTTTGCCAAGGGCGCTTTTGCGCCCAAGGGTTTAATCTATTACCCGGTGCAGGTGCCGACAAATCCGGACATCAAGCCGGCTGTCATTGATGCCATCAACTACACCGCCAAACGTATGCTTGATATCCCGATGCCGTTTTTCGGCGTTCGCGGCATTCGCTGGCTGGCGAAGCTGATGGAGCGCTGGCCCCGGCGGCATGGCGAGAAGAAGGCCGCTGCCATGGTTGGCAACGTTGTTCGCATGCAGGAGGAGATTGGCACCGGCGGGGCAGGTTTCCGTTTCATGTACGCGGCCTTTCTGCAGGAAGCGGGTGAACTGCTGAATAATGACAAACTGAAACAGGCGTCGTCCATGCTTTCGGATGCGGGTGATCGTTGGCGCGAGTTTGCCCTGCAGGGTGCAATGTTATGCCAGGGTCGCAATTCGGGCGCGGATGCTTACCTTGGTCTCGCCGAGATCATGCGTGATTGCGCTGACCGCGAAGAAAAAGTTTACCAGTTGATGCGTGAAGCAGTGAGCTGA
- a CDS encoding hydroxymyristoyl-ACP dehydratase: protein MIIAADHPSLAGHFPGNPIVPGVVLLDEVIAALAAFVDGAPVVTAMPNIKFVSPLLPDREFSIDFEQKKDDLVNFSMTAGDSVIVTGSMRYTL from the coding sequence GTGATTATTGCCGCAGATCATCCGTCGCTGGCAGGCCACTTTCCTGGAAACCCGATAGTTCCGGGTGTGGTACTGCTGGATGAAGTTATCGCGGCACTGGCGGCGTTTGTCGATGGTGCGCCGGTTGTTACAGCAATGCCGAATATAAAATTTGTTTCACCGTTGTTGCCGGATCGGGAATTCAGTATCGACTTTGAACAGAAAAAGGATGATCTGGTCAATTTTTCCATGACTGCCGGTGACAGCGTGATCGTTACCGGGAGCATGCGTTACACCCTGTAG
- a CDS encoding dialkylresorcinol condensing enzyme: protein MPRILVLHYSQTGQLTEGIRQMMAPLEARDDVEVVWQELVPEQASPFPWPLMTFFDTFPECVYMDAPPNRPVAFDPDSRFDLVILAYQVWFLSPSLPISAFLNSPEARVLRDKPVMTFIACRNMWLSAQQKMARKLSELGAHLIDNVVLIDRGPAWSTFITTPVWMLTGNKGPLWGIFPKAGVSERELEAAKRFGKALADGLPLLQSVPPVPLLTGLEAVKVNPRYIAGEKIAHRSFQIWGRLLRHLGKPGSRLRRSVLVIYILFLILMILTVMPLGMIVRALLRPLMRKRLDDQVRRLEQPSGSSGERMAQYASDLK from the coding sequence ATGCCGAGAATCCTGGTACTGCATTATTCCCAGACGGGGCAATTAACCGAGGGTATCCGCCAGATGATGGCGCCCCTGGAGGCCCGGGATGATGTCGAAGTGGTCTGGCAGGAACTGGTGCCTGAGCAGGCGTCGCCATTCCCTTGGCCGTTGATGACCTTTTTTGACACATTTCCGGAGTGTGTTTACATGGATGCGCCACCGAACCGGCCGGTGGCATTTGATCCGGATAGCCGCTTTGACCTGGTAATCCTGGCCTACCAGGTGTGGTTCCTGTCGCCATCGTTGCCAATCAGCGCATTTCTGAATTCACCGGAAGCCAGGGTGCTTCGTGATAAGCCGGTCATGACTTTTATCGCCTGCCGTAATATGTGGCTGTCGGCACAGCAAAAAATGGCGCGCAAGTTATCGGAACTTGGCGCCCATTTGATTGATAATGTCGTATTGATTGACCGGGGGCCAGCATGGTCTACCTTTATCACCACACCGGTATGGATGCTGACGGGAAACAAGGGACCCCTGTGGGGTATTTTCCCCAAGGCCGGGGTCTCGGAACGTGAACTTGAGGCCGCGAAACGTTTCGGTAAAGCTCTCGCTGACGGACTGCCTCTGCTACAATCGGTGCCACCGGTGCCCCTGCTGACAGGATTGGAGGCGGTGAAGGTAAATCCCCGGTATATTGCCGGAGAGAAAATCGCCCACCGCAGTTTTCAGATCTGGGGGCGTTTGCTGAGGCATTTGGGCAAACCGGGAAGCCGCTTGCGTCGGTCTGTCCTGGTGATTTATATCCTGTTTTTGATCCTGATGATCTTGACGGTAATGCCCTTAGGTATGATAGTGCGGGCCCTGCTTCGCCCGCTGATGCGAAAACGCCTGGATGACCAGGTGCGCAGGCTGGAGCAGCCTTCGGGTTCTTCCGGAGAACGGATGGCGCAGTATGCGTCGGATTTGAAGTAG
- a CDS encoding diguanylate cyclase, whose protein sequence is MTNTSRPDQWKQKYYSALDEIESNERRVEQLTSTLRNSLSRLPVAALGQHPALDKHLEKLRNLAKRTESLGEIDRLLDRVADNLKEIELRRNAGSGKMETEPASAADSNRIVSGLLVHIADIHDRKFGKSRTSAALRARSSRASAEQATSIVDEFVELLLGHDQSRTADPTETSTAVGTVETTGTTSSKELLMQLLEQLDLPDSLNRQAELLRNRIESAASDASLSPALKAIARLVSDLRKSVDKDRAEIGEFLRRLNIELAEIDKGISRTSELSAELQNSAEQFDRNMAAEIRSMRHDLDQADDLDRLKQSVSTRINIIHEHLGQFRTSGLKSHAELLSELHSMKQQFDQANSIAGKLRQELEQERARSHTDALTQLPNRLAYNERMQQEYDRWSRYGQPLSLAVIDIDFFKKINDSYGHKAGDKTLALIARSLKKHMRSSDFIARFGGEEFVVLLPNTDGSNAYTAADAVRKKIELTEFHYHGSRVPITISCGVSEFVKGDEPEQAFERADQGVYKAKQQGRNQVVLVSG, encoded by the coding sequence GTGACGAACACATCCAGACCAGATCAGTGGAAACAAAAATACTATTCCGCGCTTGATGAAATCGAGAGCAACGAAAGGCGTGTTGAACAGCTTACCAGCACCTTGCGCAACAGCCTGTCGCGCCTGCCGGTTGCCGCCCTGGGCCAGCATCCGGCACTGGACAAGCATCTTGAGAAATTGCGCAACCTGGCCAAGCGCACCGAGTCACTGGGGGAAATCGATCGGTTACTGGATAGAGTTGCCGATAACCTGAAGGAAATTGAATTGCGTCGCAACGCCGGTTCCGGAAAAATGGAAACCGAACCAGCTTCCGCTGCGGACAGCAACCGTATCGTCAGCGGCCTGCTGGTTCACATCGCTGACATCCATGACCGCAAATTTGGCAAAAGTCGCACAAGCGCTGCGTTGCGCGCCCGTAGCAGCCGCGCTTCAGCCGAACAGGCCACATCAATCGTTGACGAGTTTGTCGAGCTGTTGCTTGGTCATGACCAATCCAGGACTGCCGACCCAACCGAGACGTCAACAGCTGTCGGCACTGTCGAAACAACTGGCACCACGTCATCAAAAGAGCTGCTCATGCAATTACTTGAGCAACTGGACCTGCCGGACTCACTGAACAGGCAGGCCGAACTTTTACGCAACCGTATCGAGTCGGCAGCCAGCGATGCTTCTTTATCACCTGCACTCAAAGCCATTGCCAGGCTGGTGTCCGACTTGCGCAAGTCTGTTGACAAGGACAGGGCCGAGATCGGGGAATTCCTGCGCCGACTGAACATTGAACTGGCGGAAATAGACAAGGGCATCAGCCGAACCAGCGAACTCAGCGCCGAACTTCAGAACAGCGCCGAACAGTTTGATCGAAACATGGCCGCAGAAATCAGGAGTATGCGTCATGATCTTGACCAGGCCGACGATCTTGATCGACTCAAGCAGTCGGTGAGCACGCGCATCAATATAATTCATGAACACCTGGGCCAGTTCCGAACCAGCGGCCTCAAGAGTCACGCCGAACTCCTGTCAGAACTGCATTCCATGAAACAACAGTTCGACCAGGCCAACAGTATTGCCGGAAAATTGAGGCAGGAACTTGAACAGGAACGCGCTCGATCGCATACCGATGCACTGACACAGCTACCCAACCGACTTGCCTATAATGAACGCATGCAACAGGAGTATGACCGCTGGTCGCGTTATGGCCAGCCGCTGTCACTGGCAGTTATTGATATCGATTTCTTCAAGAAGATCAATGACAGCTACGGTCACAAGGCCGGAGACAAGACACTGGCGCTCATTGCGCGCTCACTGAAAAAACACATGCGCAGCTCTGATTTCATTGCCCGTTTTGGTGGCGAGGAGTTTGTCGTGTTGCTGCCCAACACCGATGGCAGCAATGCGTATACCGCGGCCGACGCTGTTCGCAAAAAAATTGAACTTACCGAGTTTCACTATCATGGGTCGCGCGTCCCTATCACCATTTCTTGCGGTGTCAGTGAATTTGTAAAAGGCGATGAACCGGAACAGGCTTTTGAGCGTGCCGACCAGGGCGTCTACAAGGCCAAGCAGCAGGGAAGAAACCAGGTGGTGCTGGTGTCCGGCTGA